The Candidatus Melainabacteria bacterium genome includes the window GGAAAAAGGCCAAAAAGGTAAGAAAGTGGCCTAAAGCGGGTCGGCTTTAGACCACTGTCTACTAAATGGGGGGAAGGTCAGAAAACAAAAGGCAGTGCTAGAGAAAAATGAGTCCGAGGGCAGTCTTGCGGGTGAAACCACGATTGGTATCAACACCGCAAGAGCTGCTTCCTCGAACTAACTGAATCTGCTACCTGATACAGCTAGCTAGCAGCGAGCTTGAAACATCAGTCCTTGTCGCCCTTGCAGCAGCGGTCCTTGCGGTGCTGGCAGACCACGTCGAGACCTTGCTGGATGTGACGCTTGGCCTGAGCCGTGCAGACGAACTCGACTTCGAACGTCTGGTCAGACTCGATGGCGCCGAGCTTACGCTCGACCGACTGGCGAACGATGTGGGCAGTGCCCCGCAGGTTGATGTTGAGCGCAGTGAGCCGATTGGCCACCACGGGAACGGTCAGCTTGTTGCAGCCCTTCGACAGCGCCTGGTCGACAGCCGCCTCGATGACATCGTGCAGCCCACAGGGGTTGAAGTTCTGGACACTGCCCAGCCCCATCATGACCAGGTACTGCTGCGGACTGTCCGAGCCAAGCTCGACCGTGACAGCCTCGGCCAGCTCAGCCCGGAAGCCGTGCTGCTCGAGCGCCTGCGACAAAAGTCCGTCACAGTGCGCATCGATCGCCTTCGGCCCAGCTCCCAGACCCATGCCCTGGATCTTCGTGAGCATGAGCATCGGCGTGCGGATTGATTGGACTCCACCTTCGCTGTTGAGCGTCGGGGAGATGGTGAACTTTACGTGCATACGACACCTCTTTCAAAACACCGGCTGAATGCCGGAATAGCTGCGCATGCCGCTCCCTCGCAAAGCAGCATTGGGCATCATGGGTGATACCGTGCGCAGGTTGGCATAAGAATTCACTGTGCTAACGTCTACGAAGCCGAATCTGACCCAGTCCAAGAATCAGAGGCAGCTATCGATACGGCTCACAAGTGACAGGCGAAGTAGTCTTCAACGCCTTTGAACAACTCCAGGAACCTCGTCGACCAGCACCTTCATCGCACAGACAGCGATGCAGGCAAGAAAAGAATCGATGGAAGATGCTGGTGGTGGGCTGTTGAGAAGAAACTGGAGAAGGTGAAGAGAGGAAGACTATGAGAGCCTATGGCAACACCTCACCGGTAAGCAAGCTAACCAAACTAACTTCCGCCTAATTTGAGGGCTGAAGGCAGCAGCACAGAGCGCACCGCACCGGAGCTCGAACACTTGAATACATGTCAATTTCGGGCTAGTTTTGTGGATACTCTTGACTGCTCCCCTGGTTGCAAAGCGGCACCGTTGAGCCATTTAAATGATGTAGCGCAACTTGCACACTGGCGCTAGGTTTGATTAAGAAATTCCGCTGATGTCAACAGGGCGACCAGTCCAGGGACCATAAACAGGCGCAGGCACAATCTGAGCAGCTCCCCTATATCCCAGACTCCTCACCTATCAAGCTCTGGCAGACCAGAGCGTTTACTTGTTTATCGATGCATACTTCTGCTAGGTAAAAGTAGCCTTTTTATTTTTCCGTTCTAACCCGAACACCACCCACACGTAGATAACAGCACGAGTAACAGTCGTCTCCTGCGCACATCAGTGCACAAGACTGCTGTTGCCAGAACAGATCCGGCAGAGCTGGAACCTGTTAAGGTCGCTCGACGCCCACCTCAGTGGTCTTCGAACGACCTGTAAACACCGCTGCTAATGCGTATCTTCAGAAACGAGGGACCCATGGAGATATTCACCTTGCGCACCATATGTGGTGTGCTGATTTTGGCTGTCATCCTGCTGTTGCTCCTGGCACGGCGACGCGGATGGCAGGTTTTCGGGCAGCAGCGTGGCAGGGAGACGCCGCCGCCGGCTCACTTCCACAATGTTCGCTGGTGCCCGATTTGCCGTGGCAGACTGCGTCAGGCGCAGATCTGCGGAAGACTGAGACTGGCATGCACTCGACGCGGTTGCCGCTACGTACACTGGGACAGCCCCAAACCCGTGGTTGTTTGCGTCGTTGAAATCAATGGCAAAATCGTCCTCGTGCGTCGCGCAATCGAACCCGCCACCGGACAGTGGTGCATTCCCGGCGGCTACATGGAAGCTGGCGAGACGGGCGAAGAGGCAGCGGCGCGCGAGTGTTTCGAAGAGACCGGGCTGAAAGTCAAAATCGTCAGCCTGATTGGCGCCTACGCCCCCTGTCACGACGTCAATGAAATCATTCTGGTTTACAAGGCTGCCGTGGTCGGAGGTTCGATTAAGCCTGGTGATGAAGAGAGCGAAGTAGGCGTATTCAGCCAGGGCGAACTGCCTGCCGATATCGCTTTCGACCAGCATCGCAAAATCATCGCCCATTGTTTCGACAACACGGTGATCAAACCAGCCGAGCTCGACTGCTGCAGCCCATAGGTGACGCCCTGAAAGCATGTCCGACCAGGCAAGTTCCGTAGCAAACTGCGGAATTTGCCTGGTCTGCGTCAAAGACAGTTATAGCCGTGATGCCAGTACAACAAAACAGCCGCACGCAGAAAAAAAATTTTGCTTCCAGTGCCACCAAATACGGTGGCACACAAGAACAAAGGGCAGTCAAAAGCACAGAACGCGCTGCGAAAACGCAGGACGGTCGAAGAAAGAAGAAAACAGATAGGCTCAGCTAGATCGAAGTAAGCACGGCATGGAAAAGCTTGTCCAGACGCAATGACGCTTGCTTGGAAGCCTCCAACACCTCTTCGTGTCCACCCATCGCCTCACCCTCTTTCCAGACATTGGTGACCACAGATATGGCCGCCGCTACGGTGCCTGTTCCCGCCGCTGTGAGCAGTTCCGGCACAGTCGACATACCAACGGCGTCGGCATTCAGTCGTCGCAGCATCTCTATCTCAGCCATAGTCTCATATGAAGGACCCAGACAGGCGGCGTAAGTACCTTGCTGCAACGGCACAAACGACTGATCGGCGCCACTGAGCTTTTTGCCGATTTCGATAACCTTGTCTGTAAGCGCATTGGCGCAAGCAACTGGATCTTTCATAAGCGCCGACACAAGACCCTTTTCCTTGTGTTCAGGATTGAGAAAATCGCGATAGCCAGTCAGCACCATCAAGTCGCCAACGTTGAACGATTTGTTCAACCCACCAGCCGCGTTTGTCAGAAACAGCTTGGGAACGCCCCATTCAACAAGTACTCGCGCCGGCAGTGTGACAACAGACCAGTCGTGACCTTCATAGAGGTGGAATCGTCCACGGAGAACCGCTACCAGAGGACCATCAGGAGCCTCGACCAACCGCCCGACGACAATCGATCCTGCGTGTCCGGCGATTGTCGGCGCGATGCCGAAGACCTCTTCAAAGGGCAAAGCAACTGGATCATGCAGATCCATCAACACTTTGACACCAGAACCAAGCACAACCGCGGCATCCGGCACACGCTTGCATGCAGCCTTTAAAATGCCAACGGAACTACTCGCTGATTTTGCTTCGATATTCCAGGATTCAGTCTTCATCAGAAACTCCTAATTGATCAACGACTTGATTTCATTCATCAGGGCCCCGTCCAGCGGCAACCTGGAAGGCACGACAATACCGATCACTTTCCACCCTGAATGAGCGGCAACAATCATCGTTTGAGCGAGATTATAGGAAAAGAATTCGGCTCCCAGACTCTTCAACTTAGCAGTCTCAGCCGCATCCGGCACCACACCTTGCTTGAGCCCGCCCAGCACACCGCGCTGAATCGCCGGTAGAATCTTGCCAGGCATTTCCTCGACCAGGTAAATATCATTGACGACTGGAAACCGTTCACCACAGGCATCATTAGGACCCAATAGTGGATTGGAACCAGTCAAATTGATATGGTCAGACACCAGATGCGGTGCCTCAGCTGTAAACCCGAAACCAGGGTCGATAACAACCGCGACCCTGGTGCCTTTGTGGTTGCGCACAGCGCTGGTCACTTCATCGGTAAAACGATCAAACTGCTGAGCACCAACGACCTTACCCGTGAAATCTATTAGTTTTGCGCCTTTCAAATCCACGTTAATCTCCTTATCCGAGGATAGTCTTTGCCGTCACCGCCACTAAACCATCGCAGCGCGCGCGCTTGAAACAAATGAAACGCCCGGACCATCCCATTTTGTGCCGACCCAGTCAGCTACACTGGCAGCAACGTCGGTAAAACCGTCACGAATGCCGACATTTAAATCAGACGCCGACTGGAAGCCTGGCGAATAAGCAAGCAGCGGCACAAACTCTCTGGTGTGGTCGGTGCCTGGTGCAGTCGGGTCGTTGCCATGGTCAGATGAAATAATCAGGAGGTCATCATTGGTCATTGATTTGAGAATTTTGCCCAGCCATTCGTCAATTTCGCTCAAGGCCGCGGCATAGCCCTTCGCATCTCGGCGATGACCGAAAAGCGAGTCAGTATCAACCAAGTTGGTGAAAACAAACTGCACATGCTCTGGTTTTTCTTTAGCAAGACGAACCTTTTCGTAATCAACCTGATTTGTGATCGACTGCAGAGTCAGCTCAAGACCTTCCTGATTTGAACCGGTATGCTGCGCGTGCGTCAAACCCTGGCCTGTAAAAATGTCTTCGATCTTGCCGATACCGAACACGCCGATTCCTTTTGCCGACAGTGCATCAAGCAAAGTCGGAGACGGAGGTGGCACAGCATAGTCGTGACGGGCGCCACTCATGCGTTTCCAATTGCCAGGCGTGCCCGTAAACGGACGG containing:
- a CDS encoding purine-nucleoside phosphorylase, yielding MKTESWNIEAKSASSSVGILKAACKRVPDAAVVLGSGVKVLMDLHDPVALPFEEVFGIAPTIAGHAGSIVVGRLVEAPDGPLVAVLRGRFHLYEGHDWSVVTLPARVLVEWGVPKLFLTNAAGGLNKSFNVGDLMVLTGYRDFLNPEHKEKGLVSALMKDPVACANALTDKVIEIGKKLSGADQSFVPLQQGTYAACLGPSYETMAEIEMLRRLNADAVGMSTVPELLTAAGTGTVAAAISVVTNVWKEGEAMGGHEEVLEASKQASLRLDKLFHAVLTSI
- a CDS encoding NUDIX domain-containing protein translates to MRIFRNEGPMEIFTLRTICGVLILAVILLLLLARRRGWQVFGQQRGRETPPPAHFHNVRWCPICRGRLRQAQICGRLRLACTRRGCRYVHWDSPKPVVVCVVEINGKIVLVRRAIEPATGQWCIPGGYMEAGETGEEAAARECFEETGLKVKIVSLIGAYAPCHDVNEIILVYKAAVVGGSIKPGDEESEVGVFSQGELPADIAFDQHRKIIAHCFDNTVIKPAELDCCSP